The sequence AAACTAcaggagtttatttattcaacataGACCCCTCTGGACTCGAAACATCTGAAAGCTTTTCGatagagtgtttcaggtcattgaccggaatgccctTCAGGATGTCAAGACAAACCCGTTGGGTGGCCTCTAGGGACGCAAAACGTtatcctttcatggccaaatgcaattttacgaataggtagaagtcacagggagccatatcagttCGCCTGATGTGACGGTGAATGATTGAtgattaaaatgcgatttctagtcaaaaaatcagtcgtaagtgtggatcgatgagatggggcattttcatgcaataagcgccaggttcctccttcgcggtattcagggcgaattcgccgaatgcgatgcaacaaacgcttcaaaacgccaagatagaaaattgtattaactgtttggcccattggcacggactccttgtggacaattcccttggaatcgtaaaaacaaatgaacatcggctcgatttttgacttctccaaacgcgatctTTGGGTGATGGTTCGTCTGGGGCTTCCCATTCGGCACTTTCACGTTTAGTTTGAGGttaatgttggaaacaccatgtttcatcaccagttactaTGCTGTAAATGAAGTTCTcgtattttctcgcctctttaatgaggtctttagaatgttgaattctgagcagctcagttaacttgtgcggaatgaaacgtgcacagagcTTTCGTAAAAActcgataaatcgatgtttttgcGTATATTAAACTCCGATTCTATGAATTTAAACGATGATtccggttcatttttgataaatttacaaacaattccatggagtttttggtgattactgattttgggcgggccgtatgttcattgtcatttatgtcttcacaaccatctctgaaacgtgtaaacccctcatgaactctgacacgagatagacaatcatcgccataaacttttttcaccaattcaAATGTCTCGGTAaacattttaccgattttaaaacaaaattgtatattagagctctttgttcgaaactcatttttgtaccgatgacacaagcaTACAGAcattttagacgcaataacttcgcttcaactgaatcgaatgtcaccaagctttcactggaagtcagctagagatgtaacttccaaagcgctaacttattaaaaagatggcgccatcaaaaacatttttataacgccagtcttgtttattttggcctTCACCTTGTATGGTATGCTAAAATACTTATTGTGCGGGACACGCATGGCTAGTGCAGACACCCGGTCGGTTCCATTCAACAGTGTTCCCAAAACAATACCCATGAATTGTAAGCACTCTTGTTATTGGTCATAAATATAATGTTATAATTTCCGCTTCCGCGAAAATGTATCGGTTTTATTTAAGTGTTTTGTTAAAACAGGATTTTCTACAGGAAcaagatttcaaaaaattaattccaccAACACGTTACTTAATCAGTAATGTCTTAAACTTAAGTTTGTGTCAGTTATACAATTAGCAACAACATATAAAGTTACTTATTAACGACTTTGTAGACGTAACTCTTCGTTTTGTCGGCCATTGTAATTTTAGTAGTTCGCTCTCCTTCTTGTGTTGCGTACTTGGTTGGCTAAGCAACAAGCGAAGATGAAAGCAACCAactagaaataaaataagaaaatatagttCACATAGTTAAGATATCAGTAAACAAACCCCTACCTCAATAGCAGCAACGCCGAGTCCAGCATAACGCACTATATCAATGCTTTTATCCCAGAAGTTAGTGAATGCTGCACTGCAACCAGGCTTCTTCAGCGCATCTAAAACACCGCAAGATACAGCACTCGAACCACAGCACGAATTCGGAATCGACTCCAAATTGAAAGTgtaatcggttgagccatttaAGCCACAGCAATTAAACTACATAcgtgaaaattaaaacataaataaatgctCGACATAAATACGTAACGTTCTCAAATCTTACGGTTAATTGTAGAGCGTCCATTACTTTCGGATCAGTTTTGTGTTGATTCCAAATCGTAGACACAACTTGATTCATATAATTGAGGAGCTTAATACGTTGTGTCCAGACCAGCACTATTAAAGCTATTTGCGCCAGGAAAAGTACGAGCATGAAGACGGAATACTGTGAATAGAAACGaacaagtatatacatatataagtaaaatcatgcatgtaaaaaCATTTTGATTCCAAAATTACCGTCATTGTGCAACATGTATTTTCGCGTATTGCTCCACAACAGCCTAAGAATGAGATAATAAATATCACACTTCCCAAAACAAGTATGGCAATGGGAATGCTGTTGGCCTCCATTGTTTGCGCCACGCTACCCACTTGCTGGATGTGCGATACTAATATGGAACCGAAGACAATTAGCAATATGCCACATAcctgttaataataaaaatgtaattgaagAAGTCAGAATTATTAACGTGAATACAATccttaaatttataaaagaatacTCTTTCGCTTTGCCACCAATAGGTTGCATTTGAAGAAGGATGATCTCATTATAGCGATAATCAAAGcattgaacaaaattaaaaataatgttattgtaaattaaatttaaaaagtgatATCTTTGTCTACCTTGGGGCCAGTATTAACAACAGAAATGACACCAACCTgaagatcaaacggagaataactcttgccacaggtgttattttgagctCAGTAGGCAACTGAGAAATAGAGCTCTCTCGCGAAGGACCAAACTGGCAAATCGCTCATCATTCCCATCCtaatatatggcgcagaagcatggacgaggTCAATAGCGgatgaaaaagttttgggagtcttcgagaaaaaaattctaCGTAAGATCTTTGGCCCTCTGCGCGTTAGTGAGGAGTACGGCGTATGGTAGAACAGCGAGTTGTATGAGTTATATAGGGGCATGGACATGGTTAAGCGTGTAAAAATACAACGGCTACACTGGCTTGGCCATATCACCCGTATGAAAGAAGAAGCTCCCGCAAGGCGAATTTACGACACGGTACCCCAAAAAGAAGGCGTGGTAGAGGAAGACCACATctccgttggaaagaccaagtacAGCAGGACCTGTATTCACTCGAGATTTCCAACTGGCACCAACGAAGACAGGACAGAAACAGCTAGCGAAACCGACACACGGTTGCAACGccacataagtaagtaagttattttaaatatacacgTGCATATGTAAcatatgggctgaaaagtcccgggtctaacaatgaaaacacgttttttgtttgttcaaaattaacttCATTCATCaatgtaatttccatcaagaacaacgcaatcattctagcgccgctctaacatttcaataccacttttgtagagcgAGTTGTCTTTTGCTCAAAATAAGCCTTGATTTCAGCGgcaacctcttcattcgagcgaaatgtCTTACCTGAGAGCATTATTTTTAGGTCTGTGAAACGGTCAGTTGTCGCTgtgagccaaatctggcgaatacggtggatgtgggagcgattcgaagttcaatttatgtagttttgccattgttttgattaacTTGAGGCACGGTGCCCTGTCTTAATGAAGCTAAACAGTGAGCACACGCGGCattcactttgaacagagctttctcatagacaaatgctcatgcaatataaagccaacacgtttttttttttttttgatatctttacgatgtcagctaacccACGcagcttcacttttcgatcattcaaaacgattttgtgaagTTGTGTTACCACCTCATTTGGGCGCTGtttgcgttgtgcatcattggcgtctctacgaccacgttttaTTGTTCTTTCTGATGGAGTGGAGTCCCCATAATACTTTTCAAACTATTGCTTCGCTTGAgcggtattttttcccatcaaaagcagtgtaaaattaaaacaggaaattctttttgatccactgttttgaaaataacaaaagtaacgTCACTCTCAGCACAATAACtctcgaactaatgaatagagtAGCATGAAATTTCAGCTGTGTTTTTAAGGTTATAATAACTGACAAAGGGGTAAATGCAATCAAACTAGTGCCATCTTTGTGTTactacttttcagcccatgtgtttttttgcaTTGCGGCCACCGGAACCTGGGCTCGTGCGTGTTTATCTTACAAGAGGGCCCGGGTTCGAATCTGTGGTAtagaatgatagaaaaaggttttttctagtGGTTGTCACCCCTCGGTAGTCAATGTCAAatctgaacaaaaaataaaataaaaaccatctgccatctAGAGGTGTTTGGAGGCGGCATCAAACTGTAGGTCGTAAatcgtatatttttttaaaaactcctaattaataaaaactggGCCAAATTTAAGCACGAGTATTTAACTATAATGACGTCATAAACGTATACGTATCCataatttgaacatttttcactGATAAATTCGCGGTATTATAAATGACTGAATACTTTTATTAGATACATGGGGCTACTACAGCACAATTAATACACAACGTACTAGAAAGGAAGTGTTTAAGTGTTATCAACAATTTTATCAgtttgctgaaaaaaaaattaatttttgtgttgcTTGAGCAaagtattttcataaatttaataaaaaagtttcggATTGCTTAGCGCCTATTTGTCATGCCAAAATTAACATGTTAGTAAACAGAGATCTCACATAGATCAGAACTTTTACTTAGTGTTAAGTAGAGATTGTTTGAAAACGTAAGTTTTAGATTATACTGCACACCATAAAATAGCTGAGAGTGCTAGACACGAGGTTTTAACCGCTTTTGGACAGCCCATCGGGCGTTCAAtcccttattattttttaaaattagtctCTCCTAAATCTGCATTACCGTGTGCAAGGTGAATTAAATTGGACTGAATAGgaatgaaaatgttgcagaagaaGATCGgactaaaataaaatagctCTCACCACTTCGGCCATTATTGTTATCTCTATGAAGGAGAAGTTCCCAACTCCTACCATTGTGATCTCATATTACGTGTGGCACCTTTTCAGCTTAGCCTGAGAAACAATCTAGTCCGAGCTGCCGATCGATGTAGTTAAATAAATTACAgggtccagcactcgaagtgtaaccaacttcagaccgctcgcgcagctgatgcacgggtatcaactgtctgttagttgtcgaattgacagtccagagtattgtttacaagtgcGCAGAAGCATTTTGCGGAGAGTAAACACGAAAAAAGAAATCAgtaatggaattcaaacgtaagaGTGAGATTGCtttgtatttagtttgaaaatCAAAACGAGCGATTGTTCGTCAGCCCGATCACTTTGAAGTAAATAAAGtctttgtttatcgcaccattactcgttacaatgacacTGGTAGcaacgcgaaacgtcatggaggtggtcatcaaaagactgcaacgtcacgtgaaatggttgaaaaagtGAGGAAGCGACTTGAGCAAAATCCCCTAGAGAGTGGCAATCGAATGgctaaagaactgaaaatatctcatCGTAGCATTTGCCGCATACTGAAAGCGGTCAATgttcgaacattgtgttttctgacgagaaaatttttcaaattgagcaattcgtaaactcttaAAACGAGAGGGATTATTTGATTTTAAGTCATCGCTACAAggtagcacccgccacaggcaaTGGTTTGGGTccctgtaaccgcagatgagcgctctccaatcgttttcatcgagcctggcgtcaaggtaaatgcggaATATTATCgtgaaagtattctggaggttgctttgaagccgagggcagacaaatatttcggtggcagaccatggacgtttgaacaggactcggcaccatctcgaaagctcgagtgaaccaagaatggctaaaaacaacgttccgaacttcataacgtccacacaatggcgctcaaattcaccaaacgcgaatccgatgaattattctctttgagccattttggagagcaaggtccgaactaaaaggctcaccagtctcgagacgctgaaaaaagccattgtccgcgagtgagccaaaatacctgcaagtaacattcgagcagcttgcgattcgtttctggaccatctcaaggccatagtcaaggcaaaaggtagtcatatcgagcaaaattaaattgatttttaatgttgtattattttcacaaattttttactttgaattgaataaaagtaattttccaagctAAATTTATGGTCTTTTCAATTGGTTATACTTCGAGTGCCAGCCTTGTATACTGTTGCTTTTAGTCACAGTGTCGATTCCTTTTCATCCTATCATCAATGGCGAACGAAAACCTCTTTGAAGTGGGTTAGCATTCAACATCCTTGAGATGTCGACAAATTCTATTTCGCTCTCAAAATCTGATAATTCAAGAAATTGAAGTTCCATGTATTTACAACAGAGCTGACTCGCTGAATGAATCATGCACACCAACAAGACCGCAATAAAAACTACATcaaccaccctgtatatgcagttgaaaaatcatcatatttacatatacttagTACGAAGTATCACtttagttttttgcaaaaacaaaaaaagaaaatgccctcaaaaccaacaaaaatagattcaattaatatttatgtaaatttgtcacCATTTATGATAAGAGTGAATCGCCTTAC is a genomic window of Anastrepha ludens isolate Willacy chromosome 6, idAnaLude1.1, whole genome shotgun sequence containing:
- the LOC128866368 gene encoding 23 kDa integral membrane protein-like; its protein translation is MDCGGVLVKYVLFIFNILFVVCGILLIVFGSILVSHIQQVGSVAQTMEANSIPIAILVLGSVIFIISFLGCCGAIRENTCCTMTYSVFMLVLFLAQIALIVLVWTQRIKLLNYMNQVVSTIWNQHKTDPKVMDALQLTFNCCGLNGSTDYTFNLESIPNSCCGSSAVSCGVLDALKKPGCSAAFTNFWDKSIDIVRYAGLGVAAIELVAFIFACCLANQVRNTRRRANY